The Phyllopteryx taeniolatus isolate TA_2022b chromosome 14, UOR_Ptae_1.2, whole genome shotgun sequence genome has a window encoding:
- the LOC133489251 gene encoding arylsulfatase I-like encodes MRAAAATTLLLLLCVVRLDRGSCDHQEQRRNDGNVGKDVTGNVDNNDVGNVWNDTTAAKGGRKQPHIIFILIDDQGFNDIGYHNPSIKTPTLDKLAAEGVKLENYYVQPICTPSRSQLLTGRYQIHTGLQHSIIRPSQPSCLPRHMDTLPQRLRQAGYATHMVGKWHLGFYTKACLPTRKGFDSFFGSLTGSVDYYSYGSCDGPGVCGYDLHANESVAWGHEGKYSTTLFTQRARKILQSHDPAGRPIFLLLSLQAVHTPLQPPKSYIYPYRDMADVARRKFAAMVSTVDEAVRNVTYALRKAGFYRDSVIVYSTDNGAQPFTGGSNWPLRGRKGTYWEGGVRGVAFVHSPLLRRRRRVSKALVHITDWFPTLLALAGGNVSQSQGLDGFDVWAAISEGKESPRHEILHNIDPLHKAPVPTRNWDAHTGDSLLKKPKKKKKKKKQKKKLLKQLPKQKSVFKLSKDTNKLYPELKARPKAGPGRLDPSVARMSLPQAKASKSKARRTASPEHNLSWTQTKIQLRLKSKRSLFSSTLQNASRPDSANKLLHQGVKLLVWDTSVQAAIRVGDWKLLTGDPGHGEWVPPQILPTLAGRWWNLERAFPSLQSRKGGEAPKSVWLFNISADPYERCDLSGQRPDVVRRLLARLAHYNRTAVPVHFPPDDPRAHPDRHGGAWVPWIDQDQEKDQNQDQGEMHHKKVQQKNKNNNKKKNKCRLCKLKAFFLKLNTGIMSSRI; translated from the exons ATGCGGGCGGCGGCCGCCACAACGCTGCTCCTGCTGCTTTGTGTCGTCCGCCTGGACCGCGGCTCCTGCGATCATCAGGAGCAGCGGCGCAATGACGGGAACGTCGGGAAGGATGTCACTGGCAACGTCGACAATAACGACGTCGGGAACGTCTGGAACGACACTACGGCGGCGAAGGGCGGCAGGAAGCAGCCGCacatcatcttcatcctcatcgATGATCAA GGGTTCAACGACATCGGCTACCACAACCCCAGCATCAAGACACCCACGTTGGACAAGTTGGCGGCCGAGGGCGTCAAGCTGGAGAACTACTACGTCCAGCCCATTTGCACGCCGTCGCGCAGCCAGCTCCTCACCGGCAG GTACCAGATCCACACGGGACTCCAGCACTCCATCATCCGGCCCAGCCAGCCCAGCTGCCTCCCACGCCACATGGACACGCTGCCCCAGAGGCTGCGCCAGGCCGGCTATGCCACGCACATGGTGGGCAAGTGGCACCTGGGATTCTACAC GAAGGCGTGCCTGCCCACCAGGAAAGGCTTCGACTCCTTCTTTGGCTCCTTAACAGGAAGCGTGGACTACTACAG TTACGGTTCGTGCGACGGTCCTGGCGTGTGCGGCTACGACCTCCACGCCAACGAGAGCGTGGCCTGGGGTCACGAGGGCAAATACTCCACCACGCTCTTCACGCAGCGAGCTCGCAAGATCCTCCAGAGTCACGATCCTGCTGGCCGacccatcttcctcctcctttcgCTGCAG GCGGTGCACACACCGCTGCAGCCCCCCAAATCGTACATCTACCCATACCGCGACATGGCCGACGTGGCGCGGAGGAAGTTCGCCGCCATGGTTTCCACAGTGGACGAGGCAGTACGCAACGTCACCTACGCGCTGCGTAAGGCGGGCTTCTACCGCGACAGCGTCATTGTGTACTCCACCGACAACGGCGCGCAACCCTTCACTGGGGGCAGCAACTGGCCGCTCAGAGGACGAAAG GGTACGTACTGGGAGGGCGGCGTGCGTGGCGTGGCGTTCGTGCACAGCCCGTTGCTGCGGCGCAGGAGGCGCGTGTCCAAAGCACTCGTCCACATCACCGACTGGTTCCCCACCCTGCTCGCGCTCGCCGGAGGAAATGTCAGCCAG AGCCAAGGTCTGGACGGCTTCGACGTCTGGGCGGCCATCAGTGAAGGCAAAGAGTCTCCTCGGCACGAGATTCTGCACAACATCGACCCCCTGCACAAGGCACCCGTGCCCACCCGCAACTGGGACGCACACACAG GAGACTCTCTTTTAAAGaagccaaagaagaagaagaagaagaagaagcagaaaaaGAAGCTTCTGAAGCAACTACCCAAGCAAAAGTCTGTGTTCAAGTTGTCCAAAGACACAAACAAGTTGTATCCCGAGCTCAAAGCTCGTCCGAAGGCCGGGCCGGGCCGCCTCGACCCGTCCGTCGCTCGCATGTCTCTCCCTCAAGCGAAAGCATCCAAGTCCAAAGCCAGAAGGACTGCGTCCCCGGAGCACAACCTGTCCTGGACCCAGACCAAAATCCAGTTGCGCCTCAAGTCCAAGAGATCTCTTTTCTCGTCTACGCTTCAGAATGCATCCCGGCCCGACTCAGCCAACAAGCTCCTCCACCAGGGGGTCAAGCTGCTCGTGTGGGACACGTCGGTCCAGGCGGCCATTCGGGTCGGAGACTGGAAGCTGCTCACTGGAGACCCCGGCCACGGAGAGTGGGTGCCCCCGCAG ATCCTGCCGACACTTGCGGGCCGCTGGTGGAACTTGGAGCGAGCGTTCCCGTCGCTCCAGAGCCGAAAAGGCGGCGAGGCGCCCAAAAGTGTTTGGCTGTTCAACATCAGCGCTGACCCGTACGAGCGCTGCGACCTTTCTGGCCAGCGCCCCGACGTGGTGCGTCGCCTTCTGGCCCGCCTCGCCCACTACAACCGCACCGCCGTACCTGTGCACTTCCCGCCCGACGACCCGCGCGCCCATCCTGACCGGCACGGCGGCGCCTGGGTGCCCTGGATCGACCAGGACCAAGAGAAAGATCAGAACCAGGACCAAGGTGAGATGCATCACAAGAAGGTCCAGCAGAagaacaagaataataataaaaagaagaacaaatgTCGACTGTGCAAGCTCAAAGCATTTTTCCTCAAACTCAACACTGGGATCATGTCAAGTCGCATTTGA